CGCCACTACGCAGGCGGATAGTGTTTCCCAACTCCACCGCTTTGCTTGTCCAGCACTATTCTGCCTGCTCCGTTTTTTGATGTTCATCTTTTAAATTCAGCTTAAATACAAAAAAAACAGATGCTCCTATGAGCTATCTGCTTTTTTTGTTTACCCTAATAACTTCGAATATAGTGGCTGCTTCATGTTCACGTTACATCATGTTCATTTCACGGAAACTGTCTCTAATCTTGCGCAGCTCTTGCTGGGCTCGACCGTACCGGGAAGCGTAGGTCCAAGCAAGCACTTGATGATAATGCGAAGGCGTTTCAATCGTGGTCACATTATACATGATCGGAATCCCGTCTACTTCTCCTTTTAGGGTGAATTCAATGGCTGGGTATCCATTCACCACCCTGTCGGAGGCCAGCCCCAATTCGGGGTCCGTAATTTCTGACACCAAATGGTCTTCAATAATCCCTTTATATTCTTGAAGGGTCATACTGCTGTCAAAGTCGCTTTTCGGTTCAGACAATACAATCAAATATCTATCGGTAAATTCATTTTTAATGGAAATATCCGCTTCCTCATTAATCATATTATCTCGTGACCAATTCCACGGAGCCGTAATCGCAAACTGGTTATCCTTACTGATAAATACCTCTGGCTTCACGATTTGAGTAATGAGCGTAGAAATTAAGGATACAGCAAAGACAATCGAAGCGATCGTCATCAGGATGATTGCTCCTGCAATAATTCCGTTTTTCTTTCTGCCTACCTTCCCCAAATCCCGTACCTTAACTACAT
This window of the Paenibacillus polymyxa genome carries:
- a CDS encoding RDD family protein — protein: MLYLTRIKLTSGVYHLEEHHLSKNPSTVAPGEFVRNGGYQRREPDRMAVLSETYGASIFFRRWAAWMIDFILIVFGYGGLVYFAAKKLSETETPNLGMVVILFLIGSFCYYLLLEGLTGYTLGKFVLRIQVVNGEGRPPGMIKSLIRTLIYLVDTNPLLFWGLPAGICVLVTPRKQRIGDMVANTYVVKVRDLGKVGRKKNGIIAGAIILMTIASIVFAVSLISTLITQIVKPEVFISKDNQFAITAPWNWSRDNMINEEADISIKNEFTDRYLIVLSEPKSDFDSSMTLQEYKGIIEDHLVSEITDPELGLASDRVVNGYPAIEFTLKGEVDGIPIMYNVTTIETPSHYHQVLAWTYASRYGRAQQELRKIRDSFREMNMM